A region of the Bombus pyrosoma isolate SC7728 linkage group LG15, ASM1482585v1, whole genome shotgun sequence genome:
ctcaGCTTTTTTCAAAATGCTTTTCTTAACTATAGGTGAATTAACATGCGGACTGGCAGGTTGAATGTTTGGATTGATCGTTAtagatttattactttttgaCTGAGGTATTTCAGTTTCTGTGGCATCCATTAGGACCAtgcttttatttaattgagtATTTAACTTAGTTAAAGAATCATCCACATCCAAATCACTCATATTCGATAAAaccataaaattatatcttagatttataaaattcttatagTTTCCAAATTCttcaaacaaaattcattaagttattaacatttatgtagaaaatacaatttgcaCAATTTTGACATACTTCGCTATATCTAAAAAGTCTATTGTTTAATACACTATATAAATGAGATGAAACATTAAATTgtcacataaatatatataatgttcaaAATAATCAAATGTACACGTTTTATTGGTATATACGTCTTCCAATACTAGGTTTTATATACAATAGTAACATcacaataaatttgaaaacaaaacCAACTAATTCATACTTTGGAATTGGAATCTACTATTAGATCTTTATACTTATATCATGACGATTTTTCCAGTTGTTCCACAGTACAGATGCTGCACCATGCGGTCACGTGTTGAAGGTGTTCCATATTAGCATATACAAGAACCTATAGAGTTAGGGATCTGTCCTGTTTGGTTCCACGCTAGCATATACAAGAACCTATTTAGTTTCGTCACAAACGAGGTGTATTTGTTGCGGTACCACACTACAAGAgtctatttttcattatacgGTTCTATGGAAATGTTCATACTTTTCTATCCGAGATAAACAAGTATGAGAATAACAAAATCGCGCAACAATTAAATTTAGCTGGCtcaaaaagagaaattaattgtttgttatattttttttagagaagaaaagaaaatctttcctttcaaacgatatgtaatatctacaataaattatataatgaatatttcaatatataaataaatttgccacaataataactaaattgtattactattaaaatattgtctatttaattaaagtatttgCCATACGGTGGTGTAATAGACGATATTTTGAGATAAACAAAAACGTGGTTACTCTAGGTTTCCTAATATCACTGATTAATTTTGATTCAAAGCGCTTATTTTTTAGACATCAGACGTCAGTTGCAGTATTTTTCAAGTGTTGTTAATTTTGTGGTACATTTAgtcttaaaataattacatcatATACGAAATGTCTACCGAAAATTTACGACGATCTTCACGACTAAAAGGTAGTCTATAGATTGCTGACGATACgctgtaattttaatttttgtaggTATGTTTATTTACAATCTATTATTGaataacttatttttattctagtAAGAAAACCTAAAAGGTATATGTCATCCAATTCAGATGAAAATTTGGATGATAATCCAGTAAATGCAGTAGAAAATGAACTCAGAGATGTAGAAGAGAATGTACAAAAGCCAGTTggtaaattttcaatgatgaatttagtattaattttttcgttctttcaaaatttaaaaaatgtattatttatttagaattattttcaagtgATGATGTAAGCGGACAGGcattatataaattccaaACACCTAGTAGAAAAGATGCTATGACAAAGAAGGCACATTTATGTCGTACACCTATTAATGATGTTCCATTACCCATAGCTAAAGTTGTTCTTGAAAAGataaatgtttgtaataaaGAACAACCAAAAACATCAAAGAAAGAccagaaaatttcaaaaagtatagcttctaaaataatataacattcttcatgtattatatattttttagcaaTAATATAAGAGTactaatttctgtttttaaatattcagttCCTGttattcaaagaaaatatgaatctgGATTAACATCAAGTGAAAGTGAGAGTATATCTGAATCTAGTGATTATCATCCATTTGAAGATACTGAAGAAACAACCGATAGTGAGGATGTAGTATCTAGTAATGATGAAAAAGATCAGATGAAAACAAGGAACCAaaagcaaaaatttatatcacaGTCACATTTATTGAATACACCAAAAAGAGtaactagaaaaaataaacctTCAATTATTCATAAAGATTTTGTAAGtagaatatgataaatttcactaaaatatggatatatgaattatacagtacattattactgttatgtctcatatttttaaagcatATGCAAACTGATGAATACTTTGCAACACAATCAGAAAAGGTAGTTACATCCGATCGGACGTTAGAACATCTACGTAATTCTCgtttaacaaaagaaaaattggaaaaattgttagCAAATCAAAGTCATGTATCTTTACaacataaaaagaatatttattcagtAACTAATAACTACTCTACGCTGTTTCCTATGTGGTATTTTATTATGGAGTAAGTTAAGAACAAAATATTGGAACCTATAAgcttttaaaaagatttagtaatacatattgttttattgtattttaggCAAGGCTATACTGTATTGCTTTACGGCTTAGGTTCAAAAAGATGTTTAatcaatgatttttataaaagtatatctTATCATCCATCACTAGTAGTAAATGGATTCTTTCCTAGTTTAACTATGAAAGATGTAAGTGATATAAATAGAGttgagatataaatattcaagtaatatgatgattaaaaatagtgcaatattttttagatactTGATGGTATAATTATTGACTTATTGGAGTTAAGTTGTCCTAGCAATACAACTGAATGCATTGATCTTATTGAAAAAACTTTAAGGAAAAATCCAAAAGACAgattgtatttgttaatacataatatagaTGGTATGATGCTACGTTCAAATAAAGCTCAAGATTTACTATCTTGTCTTGCAAATATACCAAATATTTGTGTTTTAGCATCAGTTGATCACATTAATGCCCCGCTATGTATGATCagtttcgtattatatttttaattcattacaTTTTCAGTAATTCTTATATGATTGTACATTTATAGTATGGGACCATACAAAACACTCCAAATTCAAGTTTTTTTGGTGGGACACAACAACATTTCTATCTTATCAAGAAGAAACATCTTATGAAAGTTCGCTTTTGGTTAAGCAAAGTGGTGCTCTTGCTTTATCATCTCTTCATAATGTTTTCCTTTCTCTAACTTCAAATGCTAAGTCAATCTATCTATTGCTTGTAAAGAATCAGCTAAGCAACAgtaataatgttaattttactggtaatttcaaatttataagaaaaatattacatatagaattaatatagtttcaaacataataatttatttataaatttctattaataggAATGGCATTTAAAGATCTTTATCGAGCTGCCCGTGAAGGATTTCTTGTAAGCTCAGATTTAGCATTAAGAGCACAATTAACTGAGTTTATAGATCACAAGTTAGTTAAAATAAAGCGCAACATTGATAGTATTGAACATCTTATCATTCCATTAAGTTCTGGACTTCTAAAGCAGTTTCTAGAAGAATACGatacatgatatttttaactacCTGTAGCATATAAAATATGGTAAAGTATAagtatttatactttttgatattctttttatataccaaatttattaaaaaatatatttttctaaaaaaaaaagaaaaaacaataaaacacactttaaaaaatataatggacCACATAATTGTTATGTCATGtcctttaaaaaaaagttttacaGATATCTAAAtctaattgttatatttaatgtgtaatatattaatacatatacatttctatatgtcatataattattaggttataagaaattaattaggatatgtatacgtataggtttatacaaattaaaacataGTTAAGGATTaagatatatttgcaatatcaTGTTGGTAGCATTCGGTGTTGGTACCACGTTGGTACTATTCAATGACGCGAAGCGCCAGTGGTAGTAGTATCGTGCAATtcgtgtattattttttacgtatGATTATGACACGATAAGCCGGGTAGTGTGTAAAATACAGTAACAGCTAACAGCTATAAGATGTCAAATATGTTAGGTTAGATAGTAGGCGGAATTACGCGCTAGCGAAAGGTTAAATGGGTTATTAACGCATGTATGTGGTCCACAATTTGATAGGTAATTACATTGTTAGCAACTGTTATTTCTCGTGATTTAgtgacgaataaaatttgaaaaaagtcGTTAATGtcatgtaaaataatacaacacTATAGAAAGTACAATAATCGTATGATACAGTATACAGTTACCGGCTTGTTATTCGACTCGGTTTTGATCTAACCTAACTTTTTGCCGTAGAACTTTTAAACGAGGTTATTCAGTCCTGCTGGGATGCTTTACCTTTTTTTAGCTACAAACAATGTCATAATTTCGCTGAAAATGTTAGTGTGTGGGCATGTGCGTGTGTGCAACGTTGCGTGAATTACAGTTCCGATTTGACATTGTAAACATGACGACTTGACCTTACAATGGCAAGTTGGACGACCTTGACTTTGGCAAGTATACAATGACCGAGTAGTCACTCTTACCGACTAGAATCAAACTTTCTACGTATAGTTTTGATAATTTAactgatgaaatttcatattgtcAATCAACCTTTTGCATAATATAACCTTCTATTCTTAGCAAGGAGCAACtgcaaaaaatgtttgatcCTTTCTGTCATAAAggtgtaacaaatttttgtctttttttttttgttatcaCCGTATTGAACGcatgtcaaatattttatagcacGTCCCTAGTTATATCTATATTACAAAAGGAAACAAAGTTTATATTGCCTcacatatttgtatttttatttatgatgtATATTATTAGTGTTGCTtgctttgaattttaaaattaaaaagaaattaaaacaagaaataaacgaacaacgttaaaaataaattaaaacaatatttgatttttctttctttctttttcatttatatttgaatgtGTTTACTacctttttattcgattaatgATACaagaatatacattttaaataaaatgcatatagtaaaaattgtaatcttCTAATTCTTACATaagtatttttcattgttgTAGGTAACCTATAAACACATTTGCTGTGGCACTGAAGTAATTACATTGGTACAAGTGCTTCGGTGAgttatttaatatgaatttaattttatgataatttatctTAAGATTGACATTGATATACCATATGATATTATACCGTGTGTTTTTCTCTAATACatattgattttattcaattaaaatgttgGCATTTGAGTTTGTAAATTGTCAACATAAGTTTTAATTGCATATTAATTGCAATAATTGATTGCAGTAATTAGAAATGATATTAAGGAATAATGTggttgttaaattatttagatgGAGAATggattatgaataaataatataattaattacaggacaacataattattatttaacagcCAAATGTATGTTATAGCATAATGTATAAACTACAAAAGCATTGAAaggaaaagtaataaaaatgatttatagttttattcaatatatttaaattttaaaaatgttgttttaaataatacatatgatTATCAATgtcatataaaatacagattattaaattaaaaagacaactgattaatttattatataatgtattatgaATTGTATGTTATGTGAAGAAAGAACACGAAAGACTAAAATATGGTCGTgttcttaaaaaaatttttaaataatttttcattaatgtacatatatttgcaTTTCATATGTGcatcattaatatatatatacatacacatttaataatgtatgtattatgCTTTAGTTCTGATTtaagaagtattttaatagaaaaatactgtttaaaatgtattttttaaaaatatttctagtttatcattatactttttcaatggaaaataattcctttctttaaattacatttttgaaactaaaaagacataataaaattatcttattttaatgtGATGAATGAAGTACAGCAACCATCTTTATCGACGGGTTGGTCTTTGATTAtgctttaaattttatgatttctaCCACTAGGGATCGTTTGTAGTTTCCTGTCATTTCAAACGATCTTTTATAGCTGTGTTTAGTATtgtttttagaattattttaaactaatttatttgttCAGTGAGTAAAAGTGTTGTTAGTATCTCTTGAAATCTTACACTTGAAGCAGAGgcatagaaaagagaaaattttattgtttaagaTTTTCAGAGATatcaaaatgttataacgtaagtaCAAAGTGacgcttaaaaaattatttatgaatttgaaacaaaataaaaatctgttgCATAGTATTTAACTGCAAATGAAAATCatatgcttttattttttctaatatactatcgaaatcaaattaaaataccatttaaaatattgtgaGGTTAACAGAGAGTAAGGACTATCCATCATTGTCAAATAATGGTGGGATTccaattattgaaattatgtaatattttttgaatgtCCAATAACGTTTTTAGGAAATATGGTATTCTCACATTATTTATCCAGCAATTATAACTTAtgttattttcgaaaattgtaaattcgaACGATTGTCATAGATTATTATTGCGTGACTCAATACAACTGCAATTATctagtatttaatttaatcattcACCACAATTGCGTTACATTAAATGTGAGAtcagaattaaatttaaaatgagAAATCTAATACCTAATATCACGTAGCGACGCTCATGTGAATTTCACTTTTCTCAAGACAAACCAATTTCTCCGAGTGGTCTGCCCATTTCTTCGACGGCCATTAACTTTTACTTTCGTACTAACTTATTTCGCGTACGATGAACGTTAAACGACATTTGTCACGGTGAATGACACAACGTATAAACACAGTGTATAAACACGACGTATTTAAAGCCGTAAACGCTTCAACGTTTATTTCTCacgtttttcatttcaactTTATTCGTCCGTGATTTACAATTCTGCCACGAGATTCAAAATCTTCGTTTTCAATGATAGTGTTTTCAGTCCAGTCGATAAAACAGTTACCAATTTTTTCATAACGTTATCAAACGAGATTTTACGTGAACGCGAATTAACCCGAGAGAGTGCATTGGCAATATGGTAATTTCGAATTGCGAACACTATTGTCGATGATTCGCTGACGCACACAATGGCACAAAAGCGGTGCGCGCGGACGCTTAACCAATTTCCGCTTGTTTTAACCAAAATCGAGGTCGTGGAGCCGTTAAGCGTCAAGGATCACTTACGATCATCAAGTCAAGATTCTACGTGTATGACTCATGGAACTCTTTTATCTCGACTACATATGATTTCTTCCACATGCGTCCTCGTCATTATGCGTGCTCGCGAGCACATGACTACGTTTAATAATGTTCCATTGTTACAATATCACCTCTTTTCTCGTTTGACCAGACTTAGCATGTCttcacaattttcaatttagttTTCGTATGATGAAAGgtgtatacaatttttatggaTATAATTAGAGAAAGACAGAATAGATAAACGACAGAAATGAACTTTATTTAGTAATCTAATAAGTATGATAGAGGATATATAGCGTTAAACTTTAGCTTTCGtcgtgaaaattttcattatttaattattttgtaatctaGTAAATCTAGTTAAAATTGTCagaattatgaaattctttaGTTTCTGGTTcaagtattatttcataatggctaaaaataatgattaagTGTTCTACTTTTGATGAATTATCCTGCATAATGTACAGCGTTAAAAACCGTTCCTGACGTTTGCTAAAAGCTCGAGCGTTTTCCATGTAAAAGCAGCATTTAACGAGATAGGAAACAACCGCGAAAACTtgcctttttttatttctataaaagttGCTTGCCTTCCCGTTTTGTTTAGTTACTTGTGTAACGAGTTAAAAGATCTTGTGCGGCGGATAATGCGGCGCAGTTGTAAATGAAATCGCAAAACAAAtgcaacgtaataataaaaacggTGGTCAGAAGCAAAATGGGTAAAATGAGATAAAAAGacaggaaaataaaagtttcctgCTAGTCACTTGGTACGTTCCATTCAATTGTGCggtttatatttcattttcatactTTCACAGAGTGCGTGATTCCAATTTCACGTGTATCATAGAATTAGTAATTGAACattattattccatttctgttgattttctgattttatcgttatttgattatattaaaaaaaaaacaagtatCCAAAATTCAAAAGAAGTGAGTAAAATTCTCCACAAATAAATCAAGCAACTTCAAATGTAATTCTTCGGTATTGATCCAACAAGAAACGAACCCTTCAAGCTGTCCACCCTTAAACTGTCCGCTCCTAAACTAATAATCCAAAAGAAGCGGACGAAATCCCTAAACACGTTTCGACCACCTCAAACCTTCGCTTAGCTTTTCTATGTTCCATCTTCTTCAAATTAGTCTTCTCCGATCCATTCGATTCTCGTAGAATCCCAAACTAGGCTCTTTCAACCAATGGTCGTTCCACCTGGCAAATTCTTCCACGATTGtagaatatcgttatacaacgGAACGTTTGACAAA
Encoded here:
- the LOC122575844 gene encoding origin recognition complex subunit 2, with translation MSTENLRRSSRLKVRKPKRYMSSNSDENLDDNPVNAVENELRDVEENVQKPVELFSSDDVSGQALYKFQTPSRKDAMTKKAHLCRTPINDVPLPIAKVVLEKINVCNKEQPKTSKKDQKISKIPVIQRKYESGLTSSESESISESSDYHPFEDTEETTDSEDVVSSNDEKDQMKTRNQKQKFISQSHLLNTPKRVTRKNKPSIIHKDFHMQTDEYFATQSEKVVTSDRTLEHLRNSRLTKEKLEKLLANQSHVSLQHKKNIYSVTNNYSTLFPMWYFIMEQGYTVLLYGLGSKRCLINDFYKSISYHPSLVVNGFFPSLTMKDILDGIIIDLLELSCPSNTTECIDLIEKTLRKNPKDRLYLLIHNIDGMMLRSNKAQDLLSCLANIPNICVLASVDHINAPLLWDHTKHSKFKFFWWDTTTFLSYQEETSYESSLLVKQSGALALSSLHNVFLSLTSNAKSIYLLLVKNQLSNSNNVNFTGMAFKDLYRAAREGFLVSSDLALRAQLTEFIDHKLVKIKRNIDSIEHLIIPLSSGLLKQFLEEYDT